One genomic segment of Leptospira stimsonii includes these proteins:
- a CDS encoding trifunctional serine/threonine-protein kinase/ATP-binding protein/SpoIIE family protein phosphatase, which produces MELPGFETFESFSIDHQFLIYRSLDQRSGKHVLLKILRQKNPSRKDIQKIHHDFRISSFAKGPRIQNSLELIRHEDQPVLVIEDNGSVPLSRMYPNGVNSVEKFFEIAMSISLALKEIHEKRILHQALRPGNIWVQPETGIARITDFSSATFSGKDTSPSITPDLSVEILSYLPPELTGRLSRVLDLRTDFYSLGIIFYQMITGMLPFVSKDRNEILHAHLARRPALVHTLRDDLPVSISLIIAKLLEKDPEQRYASINGLIYDLELSRKEQNNENNGSVFVPGTRDVPELSFDPSALYGRDREKTVLESSLDKVFRGETGLVLITGDSGSGKSALAKSFLKSISERGGIVVQGKFDQYETSVPFGGLIHSLRDLVSIYLSKPEKDIKEFKKLILQYTGANGKILLNQIPELEFIIGPQPELAELPPDENRNRFYFTLRNFIRAISEMSRPLVLYMDDLQWSDPASLKLIETFLIYSKIKNFLCILSYRPEATEKSNAFSKILESLEGNKVQKSLITVDPLDEESIYRLLQDLAPGPEEEIRAVSSILHKKTLGNPFAIVQLLRTSEKTNSISYQFETKLWKWDNEKALQLPVADNVIDLLCQRIRDLSPGVQELLGVCSCLGERFTSGFISKLHFFDAGKLNQILWEAVREGLLAPSHNQDHSLFEENVSAEQAFGFSHDRVQQAAYSLLEELKRKEFHKKVGIALLNLHGPNPKNRVLFQITNHLNQSKEILEEDSLRKKLTLLNYKAGLQAKSSGSYESSLQYLNSALNSLDQEAMINDLELYSNVILETAETEYLLNNYERTMQLLESLENLNLPDLQYIRADAIQVRLYSKMNKVENAVLAGLRAMRRFKINIPSSPLRVTLVLFKELFLSMILSKGKTDIELVNVRENGEQEYQALIDLFADLGPSAFTYNQNLFALIVLKMFNTSLTKGVSRSSPIAYSGYGMIVNQALKDLDQAVRYSKLAMDLNDKIPFDLVKWKVQYVYSAYLCHWKRHITLDISLLDDVHNGALQNGDIFYAGFSIQAKTQKKIFASFPIEELLNDIAGADQYFTASRDNFAFTIAKSSHQLIKALAGKTESPDSLDDENFHSKEFENGILEDKNFTALSYYYHDLTKLYYFSGNFQKGLEAGQQGEKLIQNAFGLIPYAEFWFYYGLTILENYKDFSFSNRTKFSKKLKLILSLFTKWSKDCPENFMGHLELLKAEVDRNNGKIGETISGYERAIKLFQESGFISFQALSCEIAAKFHYKNGNFSLGNHYIQHSIDLYSRWGASTKVEDLESRFSSRLDLSLSPEAIGRKIQNQTPDLDQEIILKTYNLLSGEIVLDNLLKKLIQIAMETAGATRAIYFHLHNKNLMVYLAGQSGEDGIVVENLPELEETQYPVSYLNYVFRTGKMISTNGFDSSSIKDFTDQYIKEKRPQSVICIPLVHAGGLKGVLYLENQLVKGIFTENRIQTLELIAGQAAISIENANLYAELEEKVVERTSELNNTINLIQKDLLYAQKIQDRILPKPEATLGGIYILTKYIPMNEVGGDIYDYAEISPGRIRIFLADATGHGVQAALVTMLIKSEYESLKYLDLPPGEVISELNKEIIAKYSAIKSFFSCLIADVDTSEGTLSYSAAGHPDQFCLTGSTVTRLSKSGPIIGISDKVKYQSQFLEITKGDKMFFFSDGIVEEFNAFEEEFGEERLLDSILKESSKSIPDLVKSIFGDLEAFLSGQKTQDDITFLSVEVL; this is translated from the coding sequence ATGGAACTCCCCGGCTTTGAAACCTTCGAATCCTTTTCCATTGATCATCAGTTTCTGATATACAGATCTCTGGATCAAAGATCGGGGAAGCACGTTCTCCTCAAAATCCTACGTCAGAAGAATCCTTCGCGCAAAGATATTCAGAAGATTCATCACGATTTTAGAATTTCTAGTTTTGCTAAAGGGCCTAGGATCCAGAATTCCCTCGAATTAATCCGACATGAAGACCAGCCTGTCCTCGTCATCGAAGATAACGGATCGGTTCCTCTTTCGAGAATGTATCCAAATGGTGTTAATTCTGTTGAGAAATTTTTTGAGATTGCCATGAGTATATCTTTAGCGCTCAAAGAAATTCATGAAAAAAGAATTCTACACCAAGCCCTTCGTCCGGGTAATATCTGGGTTCAACCAGAGACCGGGATCGCGAGAATCACCGATTTTTCATCCGCTACTTTCTCCGGGAAAGACACGTCACCTTCCATTACACCCGATTTATCCGTCGAAATTCTGTCCTATCTTCCGCCTGAGTTGACCGGAAGACTTTCCCGAGTCCTCGACCTACGAACCGATTTTTATTCCTTGGGAATCATCTTTTATCAGATGATCACCGGGATGTTGCCTTTTGTCTCCAAAGATAGAAACGAAATTCTGCACGCGCACCTAGCACGAAGACCAGCCTTAGTCCACACTCTTCGCGACGATCTTCCGGTTTCCATTTCGCTTATCATTGCAAAACTTCTGGAAAAAGATCCGGAACAACGTTATGCGTCTATTAACGGTCTAATCTACGATCTCGAACTTTCCCGTAAAGAACAGAATAACGAAAACAACGGCTCGGTTTTTGTTCCGGGAACGAGAGACGTCCCTGAATTGAGCTTTGATCCTTCCGCGTTATACGGAAGAGACCGAGAAAAGACTGTCTTGGAATCCTCTTTGGATAAAGTTTTCCGAGGCGAAACCGGTTTGGTCTTGATTACAGGTGATTCAGGTTCCGGAAAATCGGCCTTGGCGAAATCGTTTTTAAAGAGTATCTCTGAAAGAGGCGGAATCGTTGTTCAAGGAAAATTCGATCAGTATGAAACTTCGGTTCCTTTCGGAGGTTTAATCCATTCTCTTAGAGATCTGGTTTCTATCTATTTATCGAAACCAGAAAAGGACATCAAAGAATTCAAAAAACTCATTCTACAATATACAGGTGCCAACGGAAAAATCCTTTTGAATCAGATTCCTGAATTGGAATTCATCATCGGACCTCAACCTGAATTGGCGGAATTACCTCCGGACGAGAACAGAAACAGATTCTACTTCACGCTTCGAAACTTTATCAGAGCAATCTCGGAAATGAGCCGTCCTCTGGTCCTCTACATGGACGACCTTCAATGGTCGGATCCGGCGAGTCTTAAGCTGATAGAGACTTTTTTGATCTATTCAAAAATTAAGAATTTCTTATGTATTCTTTCTTATAGACCCGAGGCGACCGAAAAGAGTAACGCGTTCTCGAAAATTTTAGAATCCTTGGAAGGCAACAAGGTTCAAAAAAGTCTGATCACTGTCGATCCTCTGGACGAAGAAAGTATCTATCGCCTTTTACAGGATTTAGCTCCGGGACCGGAAGAGGAAATTCGAGCCGTATCCTCCATCCTTCATAAAAAAACGCTCGGGAATCCTTTCGCGATCGTTCAATTGCTTCGAACTTCGGAAAAAACCAATTCAATTTCGTATCAATTCGAGACAAAGCTCTGGAAATGGGATAATGAAAAAGCGCTCCAGCTTCCGGTTGCGGATAACGTGATCGACCTTCTTTGTCAAAGGATCAGAGATCTCTCACCGGGCGTTCAGGAACTTCTCGGTGTTTGTTCTTGTCTCGGAGAAAGATTCACTTCCGGATTTATTTCTAAATTACATTTTTTTGATGCGGGAAAACTCAACCAGATCCTTTGGGAAGCGGTAAGAGAAGGACTTTTGGCTCCTTCACACAATCAAGACCATTCCCTATTCGAAGAGAATGTTTCCGCCGAGCAGGCGTTCGGATTTTCACACGACCGAGTACAACAGGCCGCTTATAGCCTTTTGGAAGAATTGAAAAGAAAGGAATTTCATAAGAAGGTAGGAATCGCGCTCCTCAACTTACACGGACCGAATCCGAAAAACCGAGTTCTTTTTCAAATAACGAACCACCTCAATCAGTCGAAAGAGATTTTAGAAGAGGACTCTCTTAGAAAAAAACTAACGCTTCTAAACTATAAGGCCGGTCTTCAAGCAAAGAGCTCCGGTTCTTACGAAAGCTCACTTCAATACTTAAACTCAGCCTTGAACTCTTTGGACCAAGAGGCTATGATTAACGACCTCGAGTTGTATTCCAACGTGATTTTGGAAACCGCAGAAACGGAATACCTCCTGAATAACTACGAAAGAACAATGCAACTTTTAGAATCATTAGAAAATCTGAATCTTCCGGATCTCCAATACATCCGCGCGGACGCGATTCAGGTAAGACTCTATTCTAAAATGAATAAGGTTGAAAACGCAGTCCTTGCCGGTCTTAGAGCGATGAGACGTTTTAAGATCAACATACCTTCGTCTCCTCTCCGAGTCACTTTGGTTCTATTTAAAGAACTTTTTCTTTCCATGATCCTTTCCAAAGGAAAAACCGACATCGAACTCGTAAACGTTAGGGAAAATGGAGAACAAGAATATCAGGCTTTGATCGATCTTTTTGCCGATCTCGGACCCTCAGCCTTTACCTATAACCAGAACTTGTTCGCCCTAATTGTATTAAAAATGTTTAATACGTCCTTGACAAAGGGAGTTTCCAGAAGTAGTCCGATCGCTTACAGCGGATACGGAATGATCGTAAACCAGGCTCTCAAAGATTTGGACCAAGCCGTTCGATATTCGAAACTTGCGATGGATCTGAACGACAAAATCCCTTTCGATTTGGTGAAATGGAAAGTTCAATACGTTTATTCCGCGTATCTTTGTCATTGGAAAAGACATATCACTTTGGATATCAGTCTTCTTGACGACGTCCACAACGGCGCGCTACAAAACGGGGATATCTTTTACGCCGGCTTTAGCATACAAGCAAAAACGCAGAAAAAGATTTTTGCTTCCTTCCCGATCGAAGAATTGTTAAACGACATTGCGGGTGCGGACCAATATTTTACTGCATCCAGAGACAACTTTGCCTTCACGATTGCCAAAAGCTCGCATCAGCTCATCAAAGCCCTTGCGGGGAAAACGGAATCACCCGATTCGCTCGACGATGAGAACTTTCACAGCAAAGAATTCGAAAACGGGATTCTGGAAGATAAAAATTTTACGGCTCTTTCCTATTACTATCACGATCTCACAAAGTTATATTACTTTTCCGGTAATTTTCAGAAAGGATTGGAAGCAGGACAACAAGGGGAAAAGTTAATTCAAAACGCCTTCGGCTTGATTCCTTATGCGGAATTTTGGTTTTATTACGGCCTTACGATTTTGGAAAACTACAAAGACTTTTCTTTTTCGAATCGGACAAAATTTTCCAAAAAGCTGAAGTTGATCCTTTCCCTTTTCACAAAATGGAGTAAGGATTGTCCTGAAAACTTCATGGGCCATCTGGAACTTCTCAAAGCGGAGGTCGATAGAAACAATGGAAAAATCGGCGAGACGATTTCGGGTTACGAAAGAGCGATTAAACTTTTTCAGGAATCCGGATTCATATCTTTTCAAGCCCTTTCCTGCGAAATCGCCGCGAAGTTCCACTATAAGAACGGGAATTTTTCATTAGGAAATCATTATATTCAACATTCGATCGATCTCTATTCCAGATGGGGAGCGTCCACGAAAGTGGAGGATTTAGAAAGCCGCTTTTCAAGCCGTTTGGATCTTTCTCTTTCTCCGGAAGCGATCGGACGGAAGATACAAAATCAAACACCCGATTTAGACCAGGAAATCATTCTAAAAACATACAATCTACTTTCCGGAGAAATCGTCTTAGACAATCTTCTAAAAAAATTGATACAAATTGCAATGGAAACGGCCGGCGCAACGAGAGCGATTTACTTCCATCTACATAATAAAAATCTAATGGTATATTTGGCAGGACAAAGCGGAGAAGACGGAATCGTAGTTGAAAATCTGCCCGAACTTGAGGAAACTCAATATCCCGTTTCCTATCTTAACTACGTTTTTCGAACCGGTAAGATGATCTCAACGAACGGATTCGATTCTTCTTCCATTAAAGATTTTACGGATCAATACATCAAAGAGAAAAGACCGCAGTCCGTCATATGTATCCCGCTTGTCCACGCCGGCGGACTCAAAGGAGTTCTTTATCTTGAGAACCAGCTCGTCAAAGGGATTTTTACGGAAAATCGAATTCAAACCTTGGAACTCATCGCAGGCCAAGCGGCGATCTCGATCGAAAACGCGAATTTATACGCAGAACTGGAGGAGAAAGTCGTAGAAAGAACTTCCGAACTCAACAATACGATCAATTTAATTCAAAAAGATCTTCTCTATGCTCAAAAAATTCAAGACCGAATTCTCCCCAAACCGGAAGCAACGTTAGGCGGAATTTATATCCTTACGAAATACATTCCTATGAACGAGGTCGGAGGGGACATCTATGATTACGCCGAAATATCGCCGGGAAGAATAAGAATTTTCCTCGCGGATGCGACGGGTCATGGAGTTCAAGCCGCGTTAGTCACCATGTTGATCAAATCGGAGTATGAAAGTCTAAAGTATTTGGATCTGCCTCCGGGTGAGGTCATTTCGGAGCTCAACAAAGAAATCATCGCAAAATACAGCGCGATCAAATCCTTTTTTAGTTGCCTCATAGCGGACGTCGATACCTCCGAAGGAACCCTTTCCTATTCGGCGGCGGGGCACCCCGACCAATTTTGTCTTACAGGAAGCACGGTCACAAGACTTTCCAAAAGCGGCCCCATCATCGGAATTTCGGATAAAGTTAAATACCAATCACAATTCTTGGAGATAACGAAAGGTGACAAAATGTTTTTCTTCTCCGATGGAATCGTGGAAGAATTCAACGCCTTCGAAGAGGAATTCGGAGAAGAACGCCTTCTCGATTCGATACTCAAGGAATCCTCAAAATCCATTCCTGATCTCGTCAAATCGATATTTGGCGATTTGGAAGCGTTTCTTTCCGGACAAAAGACGCAAGATGATATCACGTTTTTATCCGTTGAAGTTCTTTAA
- a CDS encoding NAD(P)-binding protein, translated as MADKKEKVVVLGGGLSSLVTAYEITSQPGWDKKYDLTLYHMGWRLGGKGASGRNQQIYNRIEEHGLHIWFGFYDHAFQLIQKCYQEVGRSLTQPLATWEEAFKPANYFVLEEKVNDGYVPWPIEFPMNDQIPGESLELPDPRNYPELILNYLHGYYNENADTIFPEKEDENQSGIWNQILEWIEGTVETIGLDLIGNTLFVLKNLLNKLSSDFPKDRFLKIVDLFVKTLWKKVEKQIESNTEARRFWIMIDFSLTNIKGMIEDRLFEKGFESIDDYDYREWLRHHGASELTINSAIVQAIYGLVFGGVNQYTFAAGTALKGALRMVFTYKGAVAYRMQAGMGDTIMTPLYEILKQRGVKIKFFHRVRELIPGSADGKNNIQSIRIGRQVTLKGEEYAPLIDVKGLPCWPSEPLYDQIVEGETLKKEHVDLENYWSDWKDREEIVLEHGKDYDRIVFGISIGAIPFLCPQILNTNQQWKQMTEAIETCLTDAFQLWMFPDSAGLGWKYWKNEPPILGSFVEPFDTWCDMSHLINRESWPDSMTPNHIAYFCGPSPPGTAPSNPLANPDIEAEMKKLRERVATFLNQDVSTLWPSASIPGARAEFNWNLLLDKQEKSGVTRIEGQYVRLNIQPTERYVLSAKGSTKYRLPAGMNGYSNLVITGDWIENPILNAGCVESTVVSGIEAAKCFL; from the coding sequence ATGGCCGATAAAAAAGAAAAAGTAGTCGTTTTGGGAGGAGGTCTGAGTTCGTTGGTTACTGCATACGAAATCACTTCTCAACCGGGTTGGGATAAAAAATACGATCTTACTTTGTATCACATGGGTTGGAGACTCGGCGGCAAAGGAGCGAGCGGAAGAAATCAGCAAATCTACAATCGAATCGAGGAACACGGTCTTCATATCTGGTTCGGCTTTTACGATCATGCGTTTCAACTCATTCAAAAATGTTATCAGGAAGTTGGTCGATCTCTCACACAACCCTTAGCGACTTGGGAGGAGGCTTTTAAACCGGCAAATTATTTCGTCTTGGAAGAAAAAGTCAATGACGGATACGTACCTTGGCCGATCGAATTCCCGATGAACGACCAGATCCCCGGAGAAAGTCTGGAACTACCGGATCCGAGAAACTATCCGGAACTCATTCTAAATTACCTGCACGGCTATTATAACGAAAACGCCGATACGATTTTTCCCGAGAAGGAAGACGAGAATCAGAGCGGAATCTGGAATCAAATTTTGGAATGGATCGAAGGTACGGTCGAAACGATCGGCCTTGACCTCATAGGAAACACTCTCTTCGTCCTGAAAAATCTTCTGAACAAACTCAGCTCCGATTTTCCAAAAGATCGATTCTTAAAAATCGTCGATCTTTTCGTAAAAACGCTCTGGAAGAAAGTGGAAAAACAGATCGAATCGAATACGGAAGCACGGCGTTTCTGGATCATGATCGATTTTTCACTCACGAATATCAAAGGAATGATCGAAGATCGTCTTTTTGAAAAAGGTTTTGAAAGTATCGACGACTACGATTACAGAGAATGGCTAAGACATCACGGTGCGAGCGAACTCACGATCAACTCGGCAATCGTCCAAGCCATTTATGGTCTCGTTTTCGGTGGAGTGAATCAATACACGTTCGCGGCGGGAACCGCTCTCAAGGGCGCACTCCGAATGGTCTTCACATATAAAGGAGCGGTCGCTTATAGAATGCAGGCTGGAATGGGTGATACGATCATGACCCCGCTTTACGAAATTCTAAAACAAAGAGGAGTTAAGATCAAATTCTTTCACAGGGTTCGGGAATTGATCCCCGGATCTGCGGACGGAAAAAACAACATACAGAGTATTCGTATCGGAAGACAGGTCACTTTAAAAGGAGAAGAATACGCTCCGCTAATCGATGTTAAAGGTCTTCCTTGCTGGCCTTCGGAACCTTTATACGATCAAATCGTAGAAGGAGAAACATTAAAAAAAGAGCATGTAGATTTGGAAAACTATTGGTCCGATTGGAAGGATCGGGAAGAAATCGTATTAGAACACGGGAAAGATTATGATCGAATCGTCTTCGGTATCTCGATCGGCGCCATCCCATTCTTATGTCCTCAAATTCTAAATACAAATCAGCAATGGAAACAGATGACGGAAGCGATCGAAACTTGTTTGACCGACGCTTTCCAGCTCTGGATGTTTCCGGACAGCGCCGGTTTAGGATGGAAGTATTGGAAGAACGAACCTCCGATTCTTGGTTCCTTTGTGGAACCCTTCGATACTTGGTGCGACATGAGTCATCTCATCAATCGGGAATCCTGGCCGGATTCTATGACTCCGAATCATATTGCCTATTTTTGCGGACCTTCTCCTCCCGGAACGGCTCCAAGCAATCCGCTTGCCAACCCTGACATTGAGGCAGAGATGAAAAAATTAAGAGAAAGAGTTGCAACTTTTCTAAACCAAGACGTTAGCACTCTTTGGCCGTCCGCAAGTATTCCGGGAGCCAGAGCGGAATTCAATTGGAATCTTCTTTTGGATAAACAAGAGAAAAGCGGGGTCACAAGAATCGAAGGCCAGTATGTCCGTTTAAATATTCAGCCCACCGAGAGATATGTCTTATCCGCTAAAGGATCCACAAAATATAGACTTCCAGCGGGAATGAACGGTTATTCCAATCTTGTCATTACGGGAGATTGGATCGAAAATCCGATCTTAAACGCAGGCTGTGTGGAAAGCACCGTTGTAAGCGGTATCGAAGCGGCGAAATGTTTTCTCTGA
- a CDS encoding LIC_10091 family lipoprotein: MFNNSKLGIYFILILFSFGFSFCSGSEKVKETRSLSEESLVSKIGILRETPQEILVPTKWDVGDTTVSNEDRLDLLIPHVQNVGNAYIGVGSEQNLTIAAWAKSDFIYLMDFTQIVVHANEITVLFLKKGEKKEDFIRYWGKEGEKDALELIQTSLPNPEVYKKVYKQASPFIRKRHRTNLMLSKKYNYRMFQTDDEQYSYIRKLAVEDRIFPLKGNLLGNTTLLGIGNTLKKVGHKVGIIYFSNAEEYFAYPQEFKNSLINLPVDEKSLVVRTISVRRDLFPWSPGSEISTDRGFHYCVQKISNFQKWLASNKPGLRSLQVMVEGGTVDKKNGITVVDKEPVVAAPPTTAPKTQTTSNTSAPQ; this comes from the coding sequence ATGTTCAACAATTCTAAATTAGGAATTTATTTTATTCTTATCCTTTTTTCTTTCGGATTTTCCTTTTGTTCCGGCTCGGAAAAAGTGAAAGAAACACGCTCTCTCAGCGAAGAAAGCCTCGTCTCCAAGATCGGAATCCTAAGAGAAACTCCGCAAGAAATCCTCGTTCCCACAAAATGGGACGTGGGCGATACGACGGTTTCCAACGAAGACAGATTGGATCTTCTCATTCCTCACGTACAAAACGTAGGAAACGCCTATATCGGAGTAGGTTCCGAACAGAATCTTACGATCGCGGCTTGGGCGAAATCGGATTTCATCTATCTGATGGACTTCACACAAATCGTGGTACACGCAAACGAGATCACGGTTCTCTTTCTTAAAAAAGGAGAAAAGAAAGAGGATTTTATCCGTTATTGGGGAAAGGAAGGAGAAAAAGACGCGCTCGAGTTGATCCAGACGTCCCTTCCAAATCCCGAAGTTTATAAGAAGGTTTACAAACAAGCCTCTCCATTTATCCGGAAACGTCACAGAACAAACCTGATGCTTTCTAAAAAATACAACTATAGAATGTTTCAGACCGACGACGAACAATATTCCTATATTCGAAAGTTGGCCGTCGAAGACAGAATTTTTCCTTTAAAGGGAAATCTACTCGGCAATACGACTCTTCTCGGCATCGGAAACACTTTGAAAAAAGTCGGCCACAAGGTCGGGATCATTTATTTCAGCAACGCGGAAGAATACTTCGCCTATCCGCAGGAATTTAAGAATTCGCTTATCAATCTTCCGGTGGATGAGAAATCTCTCGTAGTAAGAACGATTTCCGTTCGGAGAGATTTGTTTCCTTGGTCACCCGGCTCTGAAATTTCCACGGACCGCGGATTTCACTACTGCGTGCAAAAAATTTCCAACTTTCAGAAATGGCTCGCGAGCAACAAACCGGGGCTTCGTTCTCTCCAAGTGATGGTGGAAGGCGGAACCGTGGATAAAAAAAACGGAATTACAGTCGTCGACAAGGAGCCAGTAGTTGCCGCCCCACCGACAACGGCGCCTAAAACACAAACTACATCCAACACATCCGCTCCTCAGTAA
- a CDS encoding formylglycine-generating enzyme family protein: MKSKIQNLLLSVLIISAVCLGFNCKLLADSSACGGQEIPGMKCIPAGEFIRGSNSFDADEKPEEKVYVSDFYMDIYEVTNEEFDKCKSAGRCQECLKTGKCNYIGPRYGKPYLGRKQPAAGISWYTAKEFCEWAGKRLPTEAEWEKAARGPNGNLYPWGNEPATCERAIIEVGDIKGCVAKKTDKPHLMPTADVGTRPPGVYGLYDMAGNSWEWTQDWYSPSFKSCGDACRGKDPKGPCAGKESCPGFTKKVLKSGSWWWPANYARGSKRRAHIPENFPEYHHFGFRCAKDANK, encoded by the coding sequence ATGAAATCGAAAATTCAGAACCTTCTTCTTTCGGTCCTTATCATTTCGGCCGTTTGTTTAGGATTTAACTGTAAACTTCTCGCGGATTCTTCCGCTTGTGGCGGACAGGAAATTCCCGGAATGAAATGTATCCCTGCCGGAGAATTCATACGCGGAAGCAATTCTTTCGACGCGGATGAAAAACCCGAAGAGAAAGTGTACGTGAGCGACTTCTACATGGATATCTACGAAGTCACAAACGAAGAATTCGACAAATGCAAAAGCGCGGGCAGATGCCAAGAATGTCTTAAGACGGGAAAGTGTAACTATATCGGACCACGTTATGGTAAACCGTATTTAGGACGCAAACAACCGGCCGCCGGAATCAGCTGGTACACGGCCAAGGAATTCTGCGAATGGGCGGGCAAACGCCTTCCCACCGAAGCGGAATGGGAAAAAGCCGCGCGAGGACCCAATGGTAATTTATATCCTTGGGGAAACGAGCCTGCGACCTGCGAAAGAGCGATCATTGAAGTGGGAGATATCAAGGGATGTGTGGCTAAAAAAACGGACAAACCTCATCTGATGCCCACTGCAGACGTGGGAACGAGACCGCCGGGAGTCTACGGACTTTACGACATGGCCGGGAACTCTTGGGAATGGACTCAGGATTGGTATTCTCCCTCGTTTAAATCCTGCGGAGATGCGTGCAGAGGAAAGGATCCGAAAGGTCCTTGTGCGGGAAAAGAATCTTGTCCCGGTTTTACGAAGAAGGTTTTGAAAAGCGGATCGTGGTGGTGGCCCGCCAATTACGCGAGAGGCTCCAAAAGAAGAGCCCATATCCCAGAAAATTTTCCGGAATACCATCACTTTGGATTCCGTTGTGCCAAGGACGCAAACAAATAA
- a CDS encoding M14 family zinc carboxypeptidase has protein sequence MKSQFVLLIRAFFLSSLGLILLVSCAGFFRKRIPNSPLNDTRKMLLVKIEPGRLGEFKERTKRKYRISYQESDAYYSVMSKEDIEKTGFPSPGITVIKQNFPFKYYSGNYQELISETFSGLEDLKKGYKDNILNIHYLLGIANHHSKLARVEVIGKSARGREIPALLLTDTSVPDRDKISVLFNCAHHANEAISIEHCYDIVYTILSKPKEYEQILNKMKIWVVPIVNPDGARHFWHVSNLMGRKNGYPGFGPVNDKINPGVDINRNYPFFWGKTGGGYSSSNPSNYFFRGPSAGSEPETKAMMELAQRERFVASISYHAYANCLLIPYSIDSLNNPEPDMAGELGRKIASSVASLNPEKEFEARKNIYPIDGVDQDYLYFAYGTLAYLLETTHLNPVYREVEKINLSLKESWNILLNEVVEGRKIFLKITDEQGVPLEAKIEVERMKYFQEETRFSNRQNGFFFQLFPDRKETKVKISKEGYETYEFPIRPNRNWEPYRILLKKNRI, from the coding sequence ATGAAATCGCAATTTGTTCTTCTCATACGAGCCTTCTTTCTTTCAAGCCTTGGCTTGATTCTTCTCGTTTCCTGCGCCGGTTTCTTTCGAAAGAGAATTCCGAATTCTCCTTTAAACGACACAAGAAAGATGCTCCTTGTGAAAATCGAACCGGGGCGATTGGGGGAATTTAAGGAAAGAACAAAAAGAAAATATCGGATCAGTTATCAGGAATCCGACGCTTATTATTCCGTGATGAGCAAGGAAGACATTGAAAAAACGGGATTCCCTTCTCCCGGCATTACCGTAATCAAACAAAACTTTCCTTTTAAATATTACTCCGGAAATTATCAAGAATTGATAAGCGAAACCTTCAGCGGTTTAGAGGATCTCAAAAAAGGGTATAAGGATAATATATTAAATATTCATTATTTACTCGGGATCGCGAATCACCATTCCAAACTCGCTCGAGTGGAAGTAATCGGAAAAAGCGCGAGAGGAAGAGAAATTCCCGCCTTACTTCTCACCGATACGAGCGTTCCCGATAGGGACAAGATCTCCGTTCTTTTTAACTGTGCTCATCACGCGAACGAAGCGATCTCGATCGAACACTGCTACGATATCGTTTATACGATTCTCTCCAAACCGAAGGAATATGAGCAAATTCTAAACAAGATGAAGATCTGGGTCGTTCCGATCGTAAACCCCGATGGAGCCAGACATTTTTGGCACGTTTCCAATCTGATGGGAAGAAAGAACGGTTATCCTGGTTTCGGTCCGGTAAACGATAAGATCAATCCCGGAGTGGATATCAATCGGAATTATCCTTTTTTCTGGGGCAAAACCGGAGGCGGTTATTCTTCGTCCAATCCTTCGAATTATTTTTTTCGAGGACCTTCCGCGGGATCCGAACCCGAAACAAAAGCGATGATGGAACTCGCACAGAGGGAAAGGTTCGTTGCCTCCATTAGCTATCATGCATATGCGAATTGTCTTTTGATTCCATATTCGATCGATTCTTTGAACAATCCGGAACCGGATATGGCCGGCGAGTTGGGAAGAAAAATAGCTTCCTCCGTCGCGAGTCTAAATCCGGAAAAAGAATTCGAAGCCAGAAAAAATATCTATCCGATCGACGGCGTGGATCAGGATTATCTCTACTTCGCCTATGGAACTTTGGCTTATCTTCTGGAAACGACTCATCTCAATCCGGTCTACAGGGAAGTGGAAAAGATCAATCTCAGTCTAAAGGAATCTTGGAATATTTTGTTAAACGAAGTTGTGGAAGGAAGAAAGATCTTCCTAAAAATCACGGACGAACAAGGCGTTCCCCTCGAAGCCAAGATCGAAGTGGAAAGAATGAAATACTTTCAGGAAGAAACCAGATTCTCCAATCGCCAAAACGGATTTTTCTTTCAGTTGTTTCCGGATCGTAAGGAAACAAAGGTGAAAATCTCCAAAGAAGGTTACGAAACATACGAGTTTCCGATTCGTCCCAACCGAAACTGGGAGCCGTACAGAATATTACTTAAAAAAAATCGAATATAG